The Streptomyces europaeiscabiei genome window below encodes:
- a CDS encoding enhanced serine sensitivity protein SseB C-terminal domain-containing protein — translation MSASGSRIATGQVEHMLRQVTPGRYDAYEALLRALATPSSGQIWMLLWHGQAGSPDAQYGNMEVDGFNYAPCVTSAQELSASGWNRSYEVVDGLDVARTLYPDHYGLWLNPHAPGGGVGIPWLDLRRIATGLERQPAGPLRLSEPAIEIPQFYALLTQNAHRTPAVRSLRRAWVQPALGAPYLAIGLDVYDTSPPAVDSVRGMMQQSIGAVPDGLPVSTVAMSDEYDPVAMWLRAGARPFYDREAHAAPAQAPAAGGYGYPRAY, via the coding sequence GTGAGCGCGAGCGGCAGCCGCATCGCCACCGGGCAGGTCGAGCACATGCTGCGGCAGGTGACGCCCGGGCGTTACGACGCCTACGAGGCGCTGCTGCGTGCCCTCGCCACCCCGTCCTCCGGCCAGATCTGGATGCTCCTCTGGCACGGCCAGGCCGGCTCCCCGGACGCGCAGTACGGGAACATGGAGGTCGACGGGTTCAACTACGCCCCGTGCGTCACCTCCGCCCAGGAGCTCTCCGCCAGTGGCTGGAACCGCAGTTACGAGGTGGTCGACGGCCTCGACGTGGCCCGCACCCTCTACCCCGACCACTACGGCCTCTGGCTGAACCCGCACGCGCCGGGCGGCGGCGTCGGCATCCCCTGGCTCGACCTGCGCCGGATCGCCACGGGCCTGGAGCGCCAGCCCGCGGGCCCGCTCCGGCTGTCCGAGCCGGCCATCGAGATCCCGCAGTTCTACGCCCTGCTGACGCAGAACGCCCACCGCACGCCCGCCGTGCGTTCGCTGCGCCGCGCCTGGGTGCAGCCCGCGCTCGGCGCGCCGTACCTGGCCATCGGCCTCGACGTGTACGACACCTCACCGCCGGCCGTCGACTCGGTGCGCGGGATGATGCAGCAGTCCATCGGCGCGGTCCCCGACGGCCTGCCCGTCTCCACCGTCGCCATGTCCGACGAGTACGACCCGGTCGCCATGTGGCTGCGGGCCGGCGCCCGCCCCTTCTACGACCGCGAAGCCCATGCGGCCCCGGCGCAGGCCCCGGCGGCGGGCGGATACGGGTACCCGCGCGCGTACTGA
- a CDS encoding ABC transporter permease, producing MTAPIETTGSQAEAQPEAVLEGVEAKKIEGRSLGQIAWTRFKRDKVAVAGGLIVVLLILIAALSRPLQSMLGLDPNTFNQDLIDANTSLPKGDFGGMSWDHPLGVDPKFGRDILARVLEGSWVSLVVAFGATILSNVIGVVLGLVAGYYGGRVDTIVSRLMDTFLAFPLLLFAIAISATLQGGAFGLEGLPLHISVLIFVIGFFNWPYMGRIVRGQTLALREREFIDASRGMGAGGPYVLFKELLPNLVAPIIVYSTLLIPTNIIFEASLSFLGVGIQPPQASWGGMLNDAVDFFQVDPQYMIVPGLAIFITVLAFNLLGDGLRDALDPRSR from the coding sequence ATGACCGCACCCATTGAGACGACCGGATCGCAGGCCGAGGCGCAGCCCGAAGCCGTGCTGGAAGGTGTCGAGGCCAAGAAGATCGAGGGCCGTTCGCTAGGCCAGATCGCCTGGACCCGCTTCAAGCGCGACAAGGTGGCGGTCGCCGGCGGTCTCATCGTCGTCCTGCTGATCCTGATCGCGGCCCTCTCCCGGCCGCTGCAGTCGATGCTGGGGCTCGACCCCAACACCTTCAACCAGGATCTGATCGACGCCAACACCTCCCTGCCCAAGGGCGACTTCGGCGGGATGAGCTGGGACCATCCGCTCGGGGTCGACCCCAAGTTCGGCCGTGACATCCTCGCCCGCGTCCTGGAGGGCTCCTGGGTCTCCCTGGTCGTCGCCTTCGGCGCGACGATCCTGTCCAACGTCATCGGAGTGGTGCTCGGCCTGGTCGCCGGCTACTACGGCGGCCGGGTCGACACCATCGTGAGCCGACTGATGGACACCTTCCTGGCGTTCCCGCTGCTGCTCTTCGCCATCGCCATCTCCGCGACGCTCCAGGGCGGCGCCTTCGGTCTCGAAGGACTGCCGCTCCACATCTCGGTGCTCATCTTCGTCATCGGTTTCTTCAACTGGCCGTACATGGGACGCATCGTGCGCGGTCAGACCCTGGCACTGCGCGAGCGGGAGTTCATCGACGCCTCGCGGGGGATGGGGGCCGGCGGCCCGTACGTCCTGTTCAAGGAGCTGCTGCCCAACCTGGTCGCGCCGATCATCGTCTACTCGACGCTGCTCATCCCGACCAACATCATCTTCGAGGCGTCGCTCAGCTTCCTCGGCGTCGGTATCCAGCCGCCGCAGGCCTCCTGGGGCGGCATGCTCAACGACGCGGTCGACTTCTTCCAGGTCGACCCGCAGTACATGATCGTTCCCGGCCTCGCGATCTTCATCACGGTGCTGGCCTTCAACCTCCTCGGTGACGGCCTCCGGGACGCCCTCGACCCCCGCAGCCGCTGA
- a CDS encoding ABC transporter substrate-binding protein, whose product MRRSAMAAVAVVSSAGLLLSACSKAEDGTEDTPKGAGANAATKGVVNESTAKGGTVTYASSDAPESLDPGNMYYAYGFNFSRLYARPLMTFKPGAGEAGNELVPDLAESAGTPSDGGKTWTYKIRQGVKYEDGTAVTSKDVKYAVERSNFSRDVLSLGPNYFQQMLDDPKKYKGPYADKSDKGISSIETPDDHTIVFKLNKPFSEFDYLASMPQTAPVPKAKDTGVDYTKKVVSTGSYKFEKYDEGKQIVLVRNTEWDAKTDPLRKQYPDKIVVNLKVNKATIDKDVMAGDTMIDIQGTGVDAQTQAEVLKDKDKLANTDNASGGRLVYTAINTKVAPFDNVDCRKAVEYAIDKTAVQTVMGGPKRGDIASTVLPPDVTGYEKADLYATPGNKGDVAKAKESLKACGKEGGFKTSISARTDRQGEVDAATAIAEALKKVGIQADIKQYPSGKYFSDYAGVPSFNKKNDIGLIMMQWGSDWPTGYGFLQQIVHGKAIGQSGNTNLSELDDPAVNKLLDDAIGNTDEAARTAAYTEVDKKVMEQAVIVPLTYFKVLLYRSPYATNLVSSSAFSGQYDYLNIGAKEKK is encoded by the coding sequence ATGCGAAGGTCAGCAATGGCCGCTGTCGCGGTTGTGAGCAGCGCCGGCCTGCTTCTGTCCGCCTGCAGCAAGGCGGAGGACGGCACGGAGGACACCCCCAAGGGCGCCGGCGCCAACGCCGCGACCAAGGGTGTCGTCAACGAGTCCACGGCGAAGGGCGGCACGGTCACCTACGCCAGCTCCGACGCCCCCGAGTCCCTCGACCCGGGCAACATGTACTACGCGTACGGCTTCAACTTCAGCCGCCTCTACGCGCGTCCGTTGATGACGTTCAAGCCCGGCGCCGGTGAGGCGGGCAACGAGCTCGTCCCGGACCTGGCAGAGAGCGCGGGTACGCCCAGCGACGGCGGCAAGACCTGGACGTACAAGATCCGCCAGGGCGTCAAGTACGAGGACGGCACCGCGGTCACCTCCAAGGACGTCAAGTACGCCGTGGAGCGCTCGAACTTCTCGCGTGACGTGCTCTCGCTCGGTCCGAACTACTTCCAGCAGATGCTGGACGACCCGAAGAAGTACAAGGGGCCCTACGCCGACAAGAGCGACAAGGGCATCTCCTCCATAGAGACCCCGGACGACCACACGATCGTCTTCAAGCTCAACAAGCCGTTCTCCGAGTTCGACTACCTGGCGAGCATGCCGCAGACGGCTCCGGTGCCGAAGGCCAAGGACACCGGCGTCGACTACACCAAGAAGGTCGTCTCCACCGGCTCGTACAAGTTCGAGAAGTACGACGAGGGCAAGCAGATCGTCCTCGTCCGCAACACGGAGTGGGACGCCAAGACGGACCCGCTGCGCAAGCAGTACCCGGACAAGATCGTGGTGAACCTGAAGGTCAACAAGGCCACCATCGACAAGGACGTCATGGCCGGCGACACCATGATCGACATCCAGGGCACCGGTGTCGACGCCCAGACCCAGGCCGAGGTCCTCAAGGACAAGGACAAGCTGGCCAACACGGACAACGCGTCCGGTGGCCGCCTCGTCTACACGGCGATCAACACCAAGGTCGCGCCGTTCGACAACGTCGACTGCCGCAAGGCCGTCGAGTACGCGATCGACAAGACCGCCGTGCAGACCGTCATGGGCGGCCCGAAGCGCGGTGACATCGCCTCCACGGTGCTGCCCCCGGACGTCACGGGCTACGAGAAGGCCGACCTGTACGCCACCCCGGGCAACAAGGGTGACGTCGCCAAGGCCAAGGAGAGCCTGAAGGCCTGCGGCAAGGAGGGCGGCTTCAAGACCTCCATCTCCGCCCGCACCGACCGTCAGGGCGAGGTCGACGCGGCCACCGCGATCGCCGAGGCGCTGAAGAAGGTCGGCATCCAGGCCGACATCAAGCAGTACCCGTCGGGCAAGTACTTCTCCGACTACGCGGGTGTGCCGTCCTTCAACAAGAAGAACGACATCGGCCTCATCATGATGCAGTGGGGTTCCGACTGGCCCACGGGCTACGGCTTCCTGCAGCAGATCGTGCACGGCAAGGCCATCGGCCAGTCCGGCAACACCAACCTGTCGGAGCTTGACGACCCCGCGGTCAACAAGCTGCTGGACGACGCGATCGGCAACACCGACGAGGCCGCCCGCACCGCCGCGTACACCGAGGTCGACAAGAAGGTCATGGAGCAGGCCGTCATCGTGCCCCTGACCTACTTCAAGGTCCTGCTGTACCGCTCGCCGTACGCCACCAACCTGGTGTCGTCCTCGGCCTTCAGCGGTCAGTACGACTACCTCAACATCGGTGCCAAGGAAAAGAAGTAG
- a CDS encoding ABC transporter permease, translating to MISYIIRRTIAAVILLLVVSAVTFGIFFILPKLAGQTVDQLAQQYIGKNPSPEDIAAVKRNLGLDQPVYEQYWNFIKGVVSGATYDLGPTTVRCDAPCFGYSFKDHLEVWPQLTSRLPVTISLAVGAAVLWLLGGITAGVISALKPGSFFDRAAMGVALAGVSLPMFFTGQLALLLFSYKLEIFGRIYVPFTENPSQWANTLFLPWCSLALLYSAIYARLTRSGMLETMNEDYIRTARAKGLRERKVVVKHGLRAALTPLVTVFGMDVGLLLGGALITEYVFSLHGIGEYAVQSISANDLPPILGVTLLAAFFVVFMNLVVDLLYATIDPRVRLS from the coding sequence GTGATCTCGTACATCATCCGCCGGACGATCGCGGCGGTGATCCTGCTGCTCGTCGTCTCCGCGGTCACCTTCGGCATCTTCTTCATCCTGCCGAAGCTCGCCGGACAGACCGTCGACCAGCTGGCACAGCAGTACATCGGCAAGAACCCCTCGCCCGAGGACATCGCGGCGGTCAAGCGGAACCTCGGCCTGGACCAGCCGGTCTACGAGCAGTACTGGAACTTCATCAAGGGCGTTGTCTCCGGTGCCACGTACGACCTGGGGCCCACCACGGTCCGCTGTGACGCCCCCTGCTTCGGCTACTCCTTCAAGGACCACCTGGAGGTCTGGCCGCAGCTCACCAGTCGGCTGCCGGTGACCATCTCGCTAGCCGTCGGCGCCGCCGTGCTGTGGCTGCTGGGCGGTATCACGGCCGGTGTCATCTCGGCCCTGAAGCCCGGCTCGTTCTTCGACCGGGCCGCGATGGGCGTGGCGCTCGCGGGCGTCTCCCTGCCCATGTTCTTCACCGGACAGCTCGCCCTGCTGCTGTTCAGCTACAAGCTGGAGATCTTCGGCAGAATCTACGTCCCCTTCACCGAGAACCCCTCGCAGTGGGCCAACACCCTGTTCCTGCCGTGGTGTTCGCTGGCGCTCCTCTACTCGGCCATCTACGCCCGGCTCACCCGCTCGGGCATGCTGGAGACGATGAACGAGGACTACATCCGCACCGCGCGGGCCAAGGGCCTGCGTGAGCGCAAGGTGGTCGTGAAGCACGGTCTGCGGGCCGCGCTGACCCCCCTGGTGACCGTCTTCGGCATGGACGTCGGCCTGCTCCTCGGCGGTGCCCTCATCACGGAGTACGTGTTCTCCCTGCACGGCATCGGCGAGTACGCGGTCCAGTCGATCAGCGCCAACGACCTGCCCCCGATCCTCGGGGTGACCCTGCTCGCGGCGTTCTTCGTCGTCTTCATGAACCTTGTGGTGGACCTGCTGTACGCCACGATCGACCCGCGGGTGAGGCTCTCGTGA
- a CDS encoding ABC transporter ATP-binding protein, translating to MTELSKTGAAVGEPARAGDAPRAFLEVRDLKVHFPTDDGMVKSVDGLSFQLEKGKTLGIVGESGSGKSVTSLAIMGLHRLGARGKNVQMSGEIWLDGKELVGASPDEVRRLRGRDMAMIFQDPLSAMHPYYKVGSQIVEAYRVHHDVSKKVARRRAIELLDRVGIPEPDKRVDGYPHEFSGGMRQRAMIAMALVNNPELLIADEPTTALDVTVQAQILDLIRDLQKEFGSAVVIITHDLGVVAEIADDILVMYGGRCVERGPVDDIFYGPQHPYTWGLLGSMPRIDRAQTDRLIPVKGQPPSLINVPSGCAFNPRCPYADLPKDNITRTERPDLREVGGRHFTACHLSQEDRTRIWTEEIAPKL from the coding sequence GTGACCGAACTGTCCAAGACCGGGGCCGCCGTCGGCGAGCCCGCACGCGCCGGGGACGCCCCCCGGGCGTTCCTCGAAGTGCGCGACCTCAAGGTGCACTTCCCGACCGACGACGGCATGGTCAAGTCCGTCGACGGCCTCTCCTTCCAGCTGGAGAAGGGCAAGACCCTCGGCATCGTGGGCGAGTCCGGCTCCGGCAAGTCGGTGACCTCGCTGGCGATCATGGGCCTGCACCGCCTCGGCGCACGCGGCAAGAACGTGCAGATGTCCGGCGAGATCTGGCTCGACGGCAAGGAACTCGTCGGGGCGAGCCCCGACGAGGTGCGCCGGCTGCGCGGCCGCGACATGGCGATGATCTTCCAGGACCCGCTGTCCGCGATGCACCCGTACTACAAGGTCGGCAGCCAGATCGTCGAGGCGTACCGCGTCCACCACGACGTCAGCAAGAAGGTCGCCCGCAGGCGCGCCATCGAACTCCTCGACCGCGTCGGCATCCCGGAGCCCGACAAGCGGGTCGACGGCTACCCGCACGAGTTCTCCGGCGGTATGCGCCAGCGCGCCATGATCGCCATGGCCCTGGTCAACAACCCCGAACTGCTGATCGCCGACGAGCCCACGACCGCCCTGGACGTCACCGTCCAGGCGCAGATCCTGGACCTCATCCGGGACCTGCAGAAGGAGTTCGGCTCCGCGGTCGTCATCATCACGCACGACCTCGGCGTGGTCGCCGAGATCGCCGACGACATCCTCGTGATGTACGGCGGCCGCTGCGTGGAACGCGGGCCGGTCGACGACATCTTCTACGGGCCGCAGCACCCCTACACCTGGGGCCTGCTCGGCTCGATGCCGCGCATCGACCGCGCCCAGACCGACCGGCTCATCCCGGTCAAGGGCCAGCCGCCGAGCCTCATCAACGTCCCCTCGGGCTGCGCCTTCAACCCGCGCTGCCCCTACGCGGACCTCCCCAAGGACAACATCACCCGCACCGAGCGCCCCGACCTGCGCGAGGTCGGCGGCCGGCACTTCACCGCCTGCCACCTGTCGCAGGAGGACCGTACGCGGATCTGGACCGAAGAGATTGCGCCGAAGCTGTGA
- a CDS encoding ABC transporter ATP-binding protein, which produces MSETDTRAAVPAQRDDDETPLLRVEGLVKHFPIKKGLLQRQVGAVKAVDGIDFEVRRGETLGVVGESGCGKSTMGRLITRLLEPSGGKVEFDGTDITHLKTAGMRPLRRDIQMIFQDPYGSLNPRHTIGTIVSAPFKLQGVEPEGGVKKEVQRLLELVGLSPEHYNRYPHEFSGGQRQRIGIARALALKPRMVVADEPVSALDVSIQAQVVNLMDDLQDELGLTYVIIAHDLSVVRHVSDRIAVMYLGKIVELADRDSLYATPMHPYTKALLSAVPIPDPKRRNAKSERILLKGDVPSPIAPPSGCRFHTRCWKATQVCTTTEPPLAELRPGQRVACHHPENFEDQQPQDVVLLTAAKEAGELVPDAVKKTEAPEAPEAPVEPEAPAETKVAKAPEAPTETKVVKEPEVAEETDDK; this is translated from the coding sequence GTGAGCGAGACCGATACCCGGGCCGCCGTGCCGGCCCAGCGTGACGACGACGAGACACCGCTGCTCAGGGTCGAGGGCCTGGTCAAGCACTTCCCCATCAAAAAGGGCCTGCTCCAGCGGCAGGTCGGGGCGGTCAAGGCCGTCGACGGCATCGACTTCGAGGTACGCCGGGGCGAGACCCTCGGCGTCGTCGGGGAGTCCGGCTGCGGCAAGTCCACCATGGGCCGGCTCATCACCCGTCTCCTGGAGCCGAGCGGCGGCAAGGTCGAGTTCGACGGCACGGACATCACGCACCTCAAGACCGCCGGGATGCGCCCGCTGCGCCGCGACATCCAGATGATCTTCCAGGACCCGTACGGCTCGCTGAACCCCCGGCACACCATCGGCACCATCGTCTCGGCGCCGTTCAAGCTCCAGGGCGTCGAGCCCGAGGGCGGGGTGAAGAAGGAGGTCCAGCGCCTCCTGGAGCTGGTGGGCCTGAGCCCCGAGCACTACAACCGCTACCCGCACGAGTTCTCCGGCGGCCAGCGCCAGCGCATCGGCATCGCCCGCGCGCTCGCCCTCAAGCCCCGGATGGTCGTCGCCGACGAGCCGGTCTCCGCGCTCGACGTGTCCATCCAGGCCCAGGTCGTCAACCTGATGGACGACCTCCAGGACGAGCTGGGCCTGACGTACGTGATCATCGCGCACGACCTCTCGGTGGTCCGCCACGTCTCCGACCGCATCGCCGTGATGTACCTCGGCAAGATCGTGGAGCTGGCCGACCGGGACTCCCTGTACGCGACGCCGATGCACCCGTACACCAAGGCCCTGCTCTCGGCCGTGCCGATCCCGGACCCCAAGCGTCGGAACGCCAAGAGCGAGCGGATCCTGCTCAAGGGCGACGTTCCGTCGCCGATAGCGCCGCCGAGCGGCTGCCGCTTCCACACCCGGTGCTGGAAGGCCACGCAGGTCTGCACGACCACCGAGCCGCCCCTCGCCGAGCTGAGGCCCGGCCAGCGGGTCGCCTGCCACCACCCCGAGAACTTCGAGGACCAGCAGCCCCAGGACGTCGTCCTGCTGACGGCCGCGAAGGAGGCGGGCGAGCTGGTACCGGACGCGGTCAAGAAGACCGAGGCGCCTGAGGCGCCTGAGGCGCCCGTGGAGCCCGAGGCGCCCGCGGAGACCAAGGTCGCCAAGGCACCCGAGGCTCCCACGGAGACCAAGGTTGTCAAGGAGCCCGAAGTCGCCGAGGAAACCGACGACAAGTAA